The Helicobacter ibis DNA segment TATGGAAAGATACTCAATATCACAACTAATAGGTGCTCCTGCTGGATATGTAGGATATGATAAAGGTGGAATCTTAACAGAGATGATAAAGAAGAATCCACACACTATATTGCTATTAGATGAAATAGAAAAAGCCCACCCTGATGTTTTAAATTTATTCTTACAAGTAATGGATCATGCAAAACTAACTGATAATAATGGCGTTAGTAGCGACTTTTCATCAGTAATTTTAATTATGACTTCAAATGTAGGCTCAAAAGAAGCTCCAACACTAGGATTTACACAAGATAGCTCACTAAAGTTTAACAAAGCAATAAAAGATAATTTCTCACCAGAGTTTAGAAACAGACTTGATGCAATAATTGCATTTAATCCGCTTAGTAAAGATGAGATTTTAAAAATTATTGACAAAAATATCTTGGATTTAAACAATCAAATAAAAAACAAAAATATAACCATACATTTAGATGAAGCTGCTAAAGAATACTTAGCAAATGAAGGATTTAGCGAAGAGCTAGGTGCTAGACCGCTAAATTTAGTAATACAAAGAGATATAAAAAATGTACTAAGTGATTTAATGCTATTTGGAGATTTAAGCAAAGGTGGTGAGATAATTTTTAGCTACAACAAAAAAGAAAATAAACTAATAAATAAAACCAAAAAAACAAAAGCCAAAAAATAATGAATCTAGCTTGGGATTTCGATAGATACAATGCTACTATATATCGTTCTAGTGGATATTTGCATGAGGTAGTAGATATAGATTCAAAACCTTTGGAATCTTTTTTTAATTTAGATAGAGAAATTGAAATACTAAAGAGAAATACAGAATTGTTTTTATTTTGTGATGATGGATTAAATGTATTGTTATGGGGTGCTAGAGGTTGTGGTAAAAGCTCACTTATAAAATCGATATTTAATAAATACCAAAGTCATGGTTTAAAGATATGTCAGATTCTAAAACACGATATAGAAAAGCTACCTGAAATACTGGATTTCTTACGAACCACACAATATAAAATAATAATTTTTTGCGATGATATAAGCTTTGAATCTAGCTCCAAAGAATACAAAATGCTACAAACCATACTAGAAGGAAGTATAGAAAGATTCCCACAAAACATACTAATATATGCCACAACAAACAAAAAACATTTGTCAATTAATGAAAATTCCGATACATATGGCTTTAGTGGAGACGATGAATCTATCTCACTAAGCGATAGATTCCCAATTAAACTTAGCTTCTACTCTTATGGGAGCTTGGAGTTTTTAGAATTAATTTCCCTAAAACTTAAGAGAGATGAATTTGAATCTATAAAACAAAAAGCACTAAATTATGCTGCACAAGTTGGCTCTAAAAGCCCTAGAGTTGCTATGCAATTTTTAGAATTGTATAAAAATAATTTACTTGAATTAATTTAAGGAGTGATGATGATTAAAAAATGCCTTTTTCCTGCTGCTGGATATGGAACTAGATTCTTGCCATTTACAAAAGCAATGCCAAAAGAAATGCTACCAATAGTAAATAAACCACTAATGCAATATGGAGTAGAAGAAGCCATGAGTGCTGGCATATATAATATGGCGATAGTTACAGGAAGGGGCAAAAGAGCCATTGAAGATCACTTTGATATAAGCTATGAGCTAGAACACCAAATAAAAGGCACTGATAAAGAAATATATCTAAATGACATTAGAAAAATACTAAATACCTGTTCGTTCTCATATACAAGACAAATAGAGATGAAAGGCTTAGGACATGCCATACTAACTGGTGAAAACCTAATAGGCAATGAGCCTTTTGCTGTATTATTAAGCGATGACTTATGTGATAACAATGGTGATTCTGTATTAAAACAAATGTGCAAAATATATGAAAAATATCGTTGCTCAATAGTAGCTGTAGAGGAAGTTGAAATAAATGAAGTAAGCAAATATGGGGTAATATCTGGCAAGAAAATAGATAATAATATAATAGTAGTCGATAATATGATGGAAAAACCAAACAAAGAAGAAGCACCAAGCAATCTAGCAGTAATAGGTAGATATATACTAACACCAGATATATTTCAGATTCTAAAAAATACAAAGCCGGGTAAAAATGGTGAGATTCAAATCACAGATGCATTATTAGAACAATGCAAAAATGGCATGGTTCTAGCATATAAATTTAATGGAACAAGATATGATTGCGGAAGCGTAGATGGGTTTATAAAAGCTACAAATGTGTTTTATCAAAAATACAAAGGATAACTTTGCATACGCTTGATTTTTTTGTATTAATTTGGATTTTATTAGCACTTACACTTCTGCCTTTTGTTGGACTATCTGCTGGGTTTGTCGCATATCAAGCAATAAAAGAATATCTAGCAGGACTTGAAAATAAAGATAAGCTACTAAAAGATATAAACTATCTAATAGGAAGGCTAAAGAACAACGAATCTGCAGAACGTATGAATGAAGCAATAGAGGCATTTAAAAAACACTTCATGCCTTTTGGTGATATATCAAAAGAGAGCAAAGACTATCAAAATAGAATGGATTTTATATCTGCAC contains these protein-coding regions:
- a CDS encoding DUF815 domain-containing protein, producing MNLAWDFDRYNATIYRSSGYLHEVVDIDSKPLESFFNLDREIEILKRNTELFLFCDDGLNVLLWGARGCGKSSLIKSIFNKYQSHGLKICQILKHDIEKLPEILDFLRTTQYKIIIFCDDISFESSSKEYKMLQTILEGSIERFPQNILIYATTNKKHLSINENSDTYGFSGDDESISLSDRFPIKLSFYSYGSLEFLELISLKLKRDEFESIKQKALNYAAQVGSKSPRVAMQFLELYKNNLLELI
- the galU gene encoding UTP--glucose-1-phosphate uridylyltransferase GalU encodes the protein MIKKCLFPAAGYGTRFLPFTKAMPKEMLPIVNKPLMQYGVEEAMSAGIYNMAIVTGRGKRAIEDHFDISYELEHQIKGTDKEIYLNDIRKILNTCSFSYTRQIEMKGLGHAILTGENLIGNEPFAVLLSDDLCDNNGDSVLKQMCKIYEKYRCSIVAVEEVEINEVSKYGVISGKKIDNNIIVVDNMMEKPNKEEAPSNLAVIGRYILTPDIFQILKNTKPGKNGEIQITDALLEQCKNGMVLAYKFNGTRYDCGSVDGFIKATNVFYQKYKG